In Cryptomeria japonica chromosome 1, Sugi_1.0, whole genome shotgun sequence, the sequence TGCCAATATTAAGGAGCACAATAAGAAATAGAGTAACCCTTTTTTTCATGAGACCTTGATTCTTCTAACTATGGAGCACATTAAAGAAATTGTATCTCCCCTTAAGGGGAAAATGAAGGATTCCCCCCCTTTGCTATTAGAAAATACAAGGTCTGAGGAGGAAATGGAGACAGATTCTGGGGAGGAAGAGgatgatttagagtatgttgactAAGAAATAAGGGATGGGGCTTCATTGAAGCAAACCATTGTCTTGAAGGAGAAAAAAAAGAGAACCACCCTCTTAGGGATGACAAAGGGATATTTGTGAAGAGAAAGAAGGTGAGGTATGACTCTCCTAGTCTAGCTAATGTGGAGTTAGATGCTAAGGATGCTGGTGATAGTCAGAACATGGACAAAGAGGCTAATCTTATTGGTGGGTGGGGGCGGGGGGAGGGTTTGGGAGCGGCCAAAGATATTGCTCTCCTTAAAATTGATTATGAAGGTAGGGTAGGGGTTCTTGAAGCCAAGATGAAGCAAATTGAAGATAACCTGTCTAATTTGGTTAACAAGAGTTATTGCACAATTCACACTAGTGTGGAGGGGATCAAAACCCTTGTGAATCATTGGCAAAATGTGTAGGTAATGATGTCTATGTGAGATATTGTTATTGATCTAGACTTAGTGGAGAAGGGGAAGCTAACAAGGGGTCACAGTGGTGGTCCATCAGCATGAACCTGTGGGCATATCAAGAAGACTAGGGAGCAAGCAAAGATTGTATTGCATGATCTGATGAACTTGGCCGAGAATCTTGATCATATGGAAGCTAAGGTTGTTGAAGCCCCGAAGAATCTatgttagttttttttttctttgctttccGGTTGTTTTAGGGGTctagtttttgttgtttttgtcttcTTGTTGTTGTTTGGCTGTATGTTTTTTTATTTGTAGCTCATTGCACTCGGGCTtgagggccccttcaaaacctattttttcctaaaaaaaaacAACCAAGTGAGATTCATAAAAAGAAATTTGTTGACTCTAAAATAGGTATCTATAAAATGATGATCCTctaaataagaaaaatgtataaAACCTTTTTAGATCCAATAGAGTTTATGAGTAGTAGTCCACAAAGAAAAGCTTGTCATTGTCCAGCATTCAAATGGAACCACGATTGAAAGATGTATAGACAATTCTGGTCTTATTTAGAAATGATACAGCCCTAATGTACCAAAATACAATAGCCAGTACAGATCATTTAATAAATCGTCTGTTGAATTGATAGATGAATGATGAAATGCCAAGGGCGAAGGTGGGTGCTTTATAAACCTATTGTTTTTATTAACGGAGAAGATTGTATGAAATTAGCAGATGGATGGAATGCTTTGGGGCTACGCCGTTTTAACAGAAGCCGATTTGGAAAGTTGTGTCATGTCATGGATAAACCTGTTCAAATTCGTAAAAGAAGAACCTCCCTGCCCAACAGCTTTAAATGCCGCCCCCTTAAACTCCATGCCTCTTTTTCTCAGCTCCTGCGCTTCCTTACCCTCCATCAGTCTCCTCACGCCTCTCTCAATCTCCTCCCTTTTGATCACCAGACTTTCATCCACGTCCACACCTTCCAAGTCAATGCCAATCTTCCACACATCCTTGCAGAAGCGGCAGTCCAGAAACTGATCAGCGAAATAGGGCCATCCAAGAATGGGAATACCCATGCTCATGCTCTCCAAACACGAGTTCCACCCGCAATGGCTGATGAACCCTCGTACGGAAGGATGAGACAGAACTTTCACCTGAGGCGCCCATTTTACAATCAGTCCCCGATCTTTTGTCCTCTCTTCGAAACCCTCCGGCAGAGTTGCAGGCATGCCTCCCGCAATATCCATTCGTAACACCCAAAGAAAGGGGTGTTGGCTTTTCTCCAATCCGATTGCCAGTTCCTCCAGCTGTTCGTTTGATTTGACAGCGATGCTGCCGAAGGAAACGTATATCACAGAAGCCGGGTCTTGGGCATCGAGCCATTTCAGACAGCTCTCGTCCTGCTCCAGCAAACTCCCACGCCCGTTCAAATCTCTTCCTTCCAGAAAATTGGGAAGAAAGACAGGGCCTACTGCCAAAGCAGGGCAGCCATTACAGGACAGTGCGCTTACCGTCTCAGGGGGTTCCAGCTCATCGAACGTGTTGACCAGCACATAGTCTGCCTTGCTTTGGAATTGGGACTCACGCAGGGCCCACTGGAATAAAACGCCCGATGTGTCGGTAGCACGGTAGAAAGAGAACAGATCGCTCGGTAACAGAGGTGGAAGATTCCCGGGCAAACAAGTGATCACTTTGTCCGCCCTCTTCGAGTCCTCCACTGCAATCAGTTATGACAAATATTTTGAGCAATCAAAATAAAATTGAGGAAGCCTCAGTGGTATAGAATTTATACCTTTGACAGGAATATGTCCGTAGGAGAGGAGAAGGTTGGCGTTGCACTGAGCAATAGAAGAGGTAGCGCACAATGTCCAGAAGATCACTCGGGGCACTCCCAGTTTTTTGGCCACTTGGTGAGTGCAGGACATGAAATTTTCTGTTATAATGCAGGTGACGGGAGGAGTTTTTCCATCTGATAAGCTGCTCAGCAAATGATGCTCCAAGACAGGGCCAAGATTTTCCATTGCGATTACGTACTCGGCAAGATTGGCGAGACGACCATGATCTGGCGGCAATCCATCTGGAATGGTGAGAAACTTAAACGTGGGCTCATCATCATTATGAGCTGCTTTAGACATGCACTTGTGACTCCAATCCATGTTTACGAAAGTGATGAAAACCCCTCTTAAAGAGAGCAACTGGGCCAAATTAATGAGAGGATTGATGGTGCCTTGCGCAGGGAAAGGTACAATCACTACGTGCAGGCCACTGATCCCCATCTTTCTAATTGCTTGAGATCAGTTGAGCCCGGCcttcatatatatacacatttcAACAAGTATTATGTGTCTAGAAAATAACACATAGTATGAGGTTCAGTTTCAAATTCATAAATGAGGTAGGACGAATTTGGTAAAGTGAGATAGATTAAAAGTATGATATAAAAGGTCAAATTGGTTGAGAGCCTTGGCAAGTGCTTTCACATGGGTGGTGAATGAGAAGGAACTCAAAGATTAAAGGAGATTATATGGTGGAGAATTCTTTAGAAGAAAATGGAGGATGAGATAGAATGTTAGGTGTATATGAAATTTAGAGTATATACGATTAAAATGTtaagaaaataatattatatgaggttcAAATTTACAAATGTTATAGGATGACATTCAATTTACATAATTTTGGCTATAAGATGGGATTGGTAGATTAAAAGTATGATGTAAAAGTTTAAATTGATTGAAAGCCTTAGAAGTATGATTAGAGGACAAGTGTCGTCACATGAGTGGTGAATGAGGAGTCCAAGATTAAGAAGAATATGTGATAGAGAGTTCTTTTGATTCACCACCCAAGATTAAAGGAGAACATGCTAATGTTGCTAAGTCTATGTCACATGAACAAGAGGACATGCCTTATGTACAAAGGTTATACCTATATACACATGAAAATATGTAAAATTTTAAGAAGTTTGATCAAGGTTAATGTGTATGAGGGGggaattaataaattttttttttaattgaacaaAGAAAAgtacaaatatatattaaaaataatgagCAACTTAAAAGAACTGCaagaaatggaaagaaaagaaCCCGATCAATCACCAATACAGATGATAAATATGTTCAAAAGACTCTAAAAGCTTCAGCCAACAAAGCTACAACATAAGACTCTAAAAGCTTCAGCCAACAAAGCTACAACagatgattttttttgaaagggaatataaGTCTTGGGTAAATAAATCTTTACTTGAGGTAGAGCTTAAATGATGATAAATAATTTATGTTAGAATATGATTGTTAAATActgaatttattaattttaataatttattttttaattaatatgtagcggaaaattagataattaattatttaaatatggaTGTATTCAATCAATTATGGAAGAAATGGTCTAGTAATTAGATATTTGATGATATataaaatttaggtgtctacaatagtaaTGAAATAGTGACTAATTATATTAACGAATAAAAATTATTCAATAATTCATTGATCATCAGACTTTGAAGTTTAACAGACTTCCCTTGCTTTCTATTTTCTTCCCGTGCTTTTCAACTACACTTTAGTCTTGTCTAATCTTATTTCTTTTGATATTTTCATTTTTTACTTTCTTCCTTCTTGTGCTTTCTTAGTATTTAGTATGAgtagtttgcattccattacattaaatttattaattctaaTGATGAATCATAAACTGTAACATGAAATATTGATGTTAAATAAAATTACACAATTGCATCCATAAAAGCTACCGATTATTATCTATCATACTTGACATGAAAAGTAGTGAATAAATGTTTGGAAGGTTACAGATTTAAATTTTTTTGCTATATTTATAATAGCTAAtacaaattattaaaaataatatataattgacATTTTATATAAAAGTTACCATCAACATATCTATGTTCTAAATAGATAAAGTGTGAGAGGACTCAAACTCTTACATAACAACCAAACCTAGTTAATCATTAtttattacaatataataatatattattttaagatatatatttaacttggtttgacaaataaaaaaaAGATTTATCATTGTCACATGTCATGTGATTTTGCAAGTTCTATACTTTTACTCAATCTCACCATTTATGAAGCAAGGTGTCGATGCCTTTTCTTAGGTTTTACATGCTCATCTCTTATTTTCTTGAGAGAAAATGGGTCGATGCATCTTCTCACAACTCCTTCCAAGAAAGTGGTCAACTAAATAGGTAAGCACTTCTTACTTATGGATTCTCTACCTACCCTTAATTTCTATGCCATCATTGATATCCTTTCTCAATTTCTTAAATTCAAATTTTTACCTTATTTGAGCATAAATTTAGCCACATTTTGCTATGTCCTTAATTTAAGTGCACTCCTTTGTAGTTCGCACAATTCAAGGGGGCATATTATCTATTGAAATTATTTTTATCTTCTATGTAGTCTCATAGGTGTTATTCACATTTTCTATAAGTGATTAGATTAGCTAGATCtaaatatcaatatcatttttaTCACAACCCTTTTTCTATGTATTTCTACTTTGACATGTATACACAGTTATTTTTCTACACACATTGAAGTGGGGATAGAGTGTACTCTAAGAGGAAAGTGTAGACAACAACACTCTTTCCCTTTAGCTTTATGGAACTTTTGTTCAATGTCTTCAATGCATGATTGTAGTGCATAATTTGACAATGTTGGCACACTCATTGACTAATACCTAATAATGCATTTTGATATGCCACATTTTTTCGTTAAAACACATGTACCGTAGTTTTTGATAGCCTATTCATCTTCTTAGAATGTCTTAATTGA encodes:
- the LOC131855904 gene encoding linamarin synthase 2-like, with the translated sequence MGISGLHVVIVPFPAQGTINPLINLAQLLSLRGVFITFVNMDWSHKCMSKAAHNDDEPTFKFLTIPDGLPPDHGRLANLAEYVIAMENLGPVLEHHLLSSLSDGKTPPVTCIITENFMSCTHQVAKKLGVPRVIFWTLCATSSIAQCNANLLLSYGHIPVKVEDSKRADKVITCLPGNLPPLLPSDLFSFYRATDTSGVLFQWALRESQFQSKADYVLVNTFDELEPPETVSALSCNGCPALAVGPVFLPNFLEGRDLNGRGSLLEQDESCLKWLDAQDPASVIYVSFGSIAVKSNEQLEELAIGLEKSQHPFLWVLRMDIAGGMPATLPEGFEERTKDRGLIVKWAPQVKVLSHPSVRGFISHCGWNSCLESMSMGIPILGWPYFADQFLDCRFCKDVWKIGIDLEGVDVDESLVIKREEIERGVRRLMEGKEAQELRKRGMEFKGAAFKAVGQGGSSFTNLNRFIHDMTQLSKSASVKTA